Proteins encoded within one genomic window of Natator depressus isolate rNatDep1 chromosome 1, rNatDep2.hap1, whole genome shotgun sequence:
- the USP18 gene encoding ubl carboxyl-terminal hydrolase 18 translates to MGQGIGCPEKSRKSELALNQSMRKEEDGEEHREEAVERGAQQLRALRGVADLNNGAIGLYNMGLSCCLNSLLQVFFMNTHFTMILRRIRVPIGHAEQKESIPYQMLLLLEQMQHSKQRAVYPQELVRCLTVHNLKLFVQYDAAHLFLSLWNLIKNQITDRELADRLTTLYTIWVQEYLVCQKCSFETRRDSNMVTLPLPMFNARSQRLKTLEDSLHCFFQPEQLTDNNMCLCEQCERKTPSLQGMRLTCLPQTLTLHLKRFCYRKSSWTQKISYSLPFPQSLDFNQILTQEQFHPDAKEKADWQYDLFGVVAHSGLASFGHYCAYIRSLTEGRWYCFNDSSVCQVSWDDVKCTYGNSHFHWGETAYLLVYMRKNPQ, encoded by the exons ATGGGCCAGGGAATTGGCTGCCCAGAGAAAAGCAGAAAGTCAGAGCTGGCATTAAACCAGAGCATGAGGAAGGAGGAAGATGGAGAAGAGCACAGAGAGGAAGCTGTGGAGAGAGGTGCCCAGCAGCTAAGAGCTCTCCGTGGTGTGGCAGACTTAAACAATG GAGCCATTGGGCTATACAATATGGGACTGAGCTGCTGCCTGAATTCTCTGCTTCAGGTGTTCTTCATGAACACACACTTCACCATGATACTACGAAG GATCAGAGTCCCGATAGGACATGCAGAACAAAAGGAGAGTATCCCATACCAAATGCTCTTGCTGTTGGAACAGATGCAGCATAGCAAACAGAGAGCCGTGTATCCCCAAGAACTTGTCCGCTGTCTCACTGTGCACAATTTGAAAT TGTTTGTCCAGTATGACGCTGCTCACCTCTTCCTGAGCCTCTGGAACCTCATTAAGAATCAGATCACAGACCGGGAGCTG GCTGACAGGTTGACCACGCTGTACACTATCTGGGTGCAGGAGTATCTGGTTTGTCAGAAGTGCTCCTTTGAAACCAGGAGGGACAGCAACATGGTAACCCTCCCACTCCCAATGTTTAATGCCCGTTCTCAGCGACTGAAGACACTG GAGGATTCCTTGCATTGCTTTTTCCAGCCCGAGCAGCTGACTGACAACAACATGTGTCTCTGTGAACAGTGTGAAAGGAAAACACCAAGTCTGCAG GGCATGAGGCTAACATGTCTGCCACAGACCCTCACCCTTCACCTAAAGCGCTTCTGCTACAGGAAATCTTCCTGGACTCAGAAGATCAGCTACTCTCTGCCTTTTCCACAAAGCCTTGATTTCAACCAGATCCTGACACAAGAGCAATTTCACCCAGATGCCAAAGAGAAG GCAGATTGGCAGTATGATCTCTTTGGTGTTGTTGCTCACTCGGGATTAGCAAGCTTTGGTCACTATTGTGCCTACATTCGGAGTCTCACGGAAGGCAGATGGTACTGCTTCAATGATTCCAGTGTCTGTCAG GTATCGTGGGATGATGTCAAATGTACCTATGGAAATTCACATTTCCACTG GGGTGAAACTGCCTATCTCCTGGTGTACATGAGAAAGAATCCCCAGTAG